AGCAGCCAGGTAAGTAAGCGTTCAGCTTACGCAACAATTAGTTATCGCTTGGCATTATCTTTAGAGGTAGTGTCTTTTACGTTTAATCGCAGCTGTGCTCTTACCGTGCGGCGTCTCGACAAGTAGTGGAAATAACAAGCTAATGTTTTCAAGCATCCTTAGAAAAGTGTTCGGTAGCCGAAACGACCGTCTATTAAAAAAATTACAAAAAAATGTAGATGCCATCAATGCACTGGAAGCAGAGTATGAACAGCTTTCTGATGAGGCGTTAAAAGCAAAAACGGCTGAGTTTAAACAGCGAATCGAAAAAGGCGAAAGCCTTGAAGATCTTATGTACGAAGCTTTTGCTACCGTACGTGAAGCAAGTAAACGTGTGTACGGCATGCGCCACTTCGACGTACAAATGCTTGGCGGCCAAGTATTACACGAAGGCAAAATTTCAGAAATGCGTACCGGTGAAGGTAAAACCCTTACCGCTACCTTGCCAACTTATTTAAATGCCTTATCAGGTAAAGGTGTTCACGTTATTACCGTGAACGATTACCTCGCTAAGCGTGATGCTGAATGGGCTAACCAGCTGTTCACTTTCTTGGGTATGCGTGTAGGTTGTAACGTACCCGGTATGGCGCACGAGCAAAAGCGTGACGCTTACCAAGCTGACGTTACCTATGGTACAAACAACGAGTTCGGCTTTGATTACTTGCGTGACAACATGGCGTTTAGCCCGCAAGACCGCGTTCAGCGCCCACTTAACTTTGCTGTAGTGGATGAAGTAGATTCAATCCTAATTGATGAAGCCCGTACTCCGCTTATTATTTCAGGCCAAGCAGAAGACAGTTCTGAACTTTACCGCCGTATTAATTTAGTTATACCTGAATTGATTCAGCAAGAAGAAGAAGACGAAGAAGGCAAAGAAGGCGACGGTGATTACACTATCGACCTTAAAGCGAAACAAATTCATTTAACTGAACGTGGCCAGGGCCATGTAGAAGAAATTTTGCATCGTGCAGGCGTATTGCCAGAAGGCGAATCGTTATTTGCTGCGGGTAATATCTCATTACTTCACCACATTAACGCAGCCCTTCGTGCACACAAATTGTTTTCAAAAGATGTAGATTACATCGTTAAAGAAGACCAAATCGTTATTGTTGATGAGCATACTGGTCGTACAATGGAAGGTCGTCGTTGGTCTGAAGGTTTACACCAAGCTGTTGAAGCAAAAGAAGGTGTGAAGATTCAAAATGAGAACCAAACCTTAGCGTCTATTACTTTCCAAAACTACTTCCGCTTGTACAACAAACTTGCGGGTATGACAGGTACTGCCGATACGGAAGCGTTCGAATTCCAGCATATATACAGCCTAGAAACGGTTGTATTGCCGACCAACAAACCTATGCAGCGTAAAGATAAGGCCGACCTTATCTATTTAACGGCAGAAGAAAAATACGATGCTATTGTAGAAGATATTAAAGCATGTGTTGAGCGCGGTCAGCCTACCTTGGTAGGGACAGTATCGATTGAAAACTCTGAGTTGTTGTCTCGGGTACTTAAGAAAAGCAAAATTCCCCATAAAGTACTTAACGCTAAGTTCCACGAACACGAAGCCGATATTGTTGCTCAAGCCGGTAAGCCAGGTGCGGTAACTATAGCGACTAACATGGCAGGTCGTGGAACGGATATTGTGCTTGGCGGTAACTGGCAAGCAGAAATCGAAAAAATCGAAAACCCTACTCAAGCACAAATCGATAAGATTAAGGCTGAGTGGAAAGTACGCCATGACGCCGTTCTAGCATCAGGCGGTTTGCATATCATTGGTACAGAGCGCCATGAATCTCGCCGTATCGATAATCAGCTGCGCGGTCGTTCAGGTCGTCAGGGTGATCCAGGTTCAAGCCGTTTTTACTTGTCTCTAGATGATGCCCTAATGCGTATTTTTGCCTCTGAAAAAATGGGCAACATGATGAAGCGCTTAGGGATGGAAAAAGGCGAAGCCATTGAACACCCATGGGTAACCCGCGCTATCGAAAACGCCCAACGTAAAGTAGAAGGTCGTAACTTCGATATTCGTAAGCAACTACTTGAATACGATGATGTGGCAAACGACCAACGTAAAGTGATTTATGAGCAGCGCAATGAGTTGCTTGATGAAGGCGACATTAGCGAAACCATCGCAGTAATCCGCGAAGACGTGGTAAGCGGTGTGGTTGATGAATATATTCCACCACAGTCTCTAGAAGAAATGTGGGATGTGAAAGGGTTAGAAGAGCGTTTACGCGCTGACTTCGCCGTAGACTTGCCTATTCAAAACTGGTTAGAAAGCGACGACAAACTTTATGAAGAAAAGCTTCGTGAGCGTATTCATGGTGAAGTAGTCGCTAGCTATAAAGAGAAAGAAGCGGTAGTGGGCGAACAAGTACTTCGTCAGTTTGAAAAAGCCGTGATGCTACAAAACCTAGACAGCCATTGGAAAGAACATTTGGCGGCCATGGATCACCTTCGTCAAGGTATTGGACTTCGCAGCTACGCGCAGAAAAATCCGAAGCAAGAATACAAGCGCGAGTCGTTTGCTTTGTTTTCACAAATGCTAGAAGCGTTGAAAGTTGAAGTGATTACGATTCTTTCACGTGTGAAAGTACAAGCTGAAGAAGACGTTGAGAAAGTTGAAGAGCAGCGTCGTCAAGCGGATAACGTGCCTAAGCAATTTGAGCACGAAAACGCGTCAGCTACTGAAGCACCGCCAGAAGCAGCTAGCGATAAAGTACGTACAGAGGTACGTGACGGCCCTAAAGTAGGTCGCAACGATCCTTGCCCTTGTGGTTCAGGCAAAAAATACAAGCAGTGCCACGGTAAATTAAGCTAATGAAAGTTGTACATGTTGCCGTTGGGGTAGTACGTCGCGGCACACAAGTGTTTATCAGCCTGCGGGCTGATAACGCCCATCAAGGCGGCAAGTGGGAATTTCCTGGCGGTAAAGTTGAAGATAATGAAACTGTACTTGATGCATTGCGCCGAGAGTTGCAAGAAGAGATTGGCATTCTAGTGCAGTCTAGCGAGCCTTTGCTTATCATTGAACATGATTATGGCGATAAGCTTGTTAAGCTTGATGTACATGCTGTGAGTGCGTTTAACGGTGAACCTGAAGGTAAGGAAAACCAACAAACGCGCTGGGTTGAAGTAAGTGCATTGGAAGCTGGTGAATTTCCGGCAGCTAATGTGGCTATAATAGATGCGCTTCAACAGAAATATTCGAAGTAGCTGACGGCTTTTAGCCTAAAACACATACTTCAAAACAAAAAGGGCGGTCTTAATAGACCGCCCTTTTTTGTATCTGTGTCCCGTTTGAAATGCGGGCTTTAACGGCTTACAGCATAAGCCGTGTTGCAGTGGCAAAAGCCACATCTAGCTTGTGATAAGCCGCTTCGTTGATGAAGTGAGGATAGGTTTCCTGTGCTTCTTGCCATTCAATGTCTTTACCATCAAAGGTGCGAAATACCGGTGCACCTGGAATAAGCGGGGCGAAGTCGTTATCTTGCAATGAGTGGTGGATCATCGCAGTACGTTTACCCTCGGCACTAAGTGGGAATTTAATATTTTCCCCTAGTCTAAACACCTCGCACTCAGCGTATTGTTCAAGGCTATCTGTGTTATACGCTTGGCAAAAATCCAGAATAACTTCAGCCATGGTTTGGGTAAGCAAATAAACGTCTTCTCGCAACACACCTTGAGGTTGTGCGCCTACCTCAATCATTACGCCACGTTTGCCCGTGGTACACAAATAACCGTGCTCTAAATACGGTTTTTCATCTTCTAAAAGAATGTTCGCTTCAGGCATATGATGCTTCACAAATCGCGCGAGCTGAATATGGAAATCATCAGCTTCTAAAATGATTAGCGTTGCACCCATGTTACTGGTGGTGTTGTGAATATCAATTACCAAGTCAGTTGTAGAATTGCCTTTAGGGCCAAATTGCTGGTTAAGCTTTTTAGCTAGCTTCGCCTCTTTAGCATCGCTGGCGTTGCTTAAGGCTTCTAGGGTGAACTGACGATTCAAATCTTCTTCAACAAATCGCACATTAGCGCTTAGGGCGTCTGGGTTAGCAATGGTAAGCGACACGTCCAGTGATGAATAGCGCGATGATAGCGCATCAGAGAACCCTTCAGATTGCCAGTTATGAATAAGTTGAATACCACTGGTTTCATTACCATGTGTTCCACCAACAAGCGCAATTTTATTAATCATATACTTCCTATTAGTGTTTGAAAAAGTCGTCAGATTGCTTAGCAAGCATTGCTTCTATTTCTTCAATGTCGACTTCTTTAGCGGAAGGCTGTTCAGATGGTTTTGCAGCAATTTTATGTTCTTCAGAAGCCCATTCGCCTAAATCAATAAGTTGACATTTTTTACTACAAAAAGGACGAAATTCGCTTTCACTATTCCAAGTAACGGACTTCGCACAAGTTGGGCAATTTACAACCATGAATCACTCCAGTAGCAGATTAGGTTTTCGATAGGCGTAGTTTAACAGGCTGCCAGTTTAAACTGAATATTAGATTCAACAGCCGCGTTTTGGCCTTCAGCGGGAGAAAACCATAAAAAGCGCAAGGCATAGCGGTATTTATTGCCGCTAA
The nucleotide sequence above comes from Alteromonas naphthalenivorans. Encoded proteins:
- the secA gene encoding preprotein translocase subunit SecA, with the protein product MFSSILRKVFGSRNDRLLKKLQKNVDAINALEAEYEQLSDEALKAKTAEFKQRIEKGESLEDLMYEAFATVREASKRVYGMRHFDVQMLGGQVLHEGKISEMRTGEGKTLTATLPTYLNALSGKGVHVITVNDYLAKRDAEWANQLFTFLGMRVGCNVPGMAHEQKRDAYQADVTYGTNNEFGFDYLRDNMAFSPQDRVQRPLNFAVVDEVDSILIDEARTPLIISGQAEDSSELYRRINLVIPELIQQEEEDEEGKEGDGDYTIDLKAKQIHLTERGQGHVEEILHRAGVLPEGESLFAAGNISLLHHINAALRAHKLFSKDVDYIVKEDQIVIVDEHTGRTMEGRRWSEGLHQAVEAKEGVKIQNENQTLASITFQNYFRLYNKLAGMTGTADTEAFEFQHIYSLETVVLPTNKPMQRKDKADLIYLTAEEKYDAIVEDIKACVERGQPTLVGTVSIENSELLSRVLKKSKIPHKVLNAKFHEHEADIVAQAGKPGAVTIATNMAGRGTDIVLGGNWQAEIEKIENPTQAQIDKIKAEWKVRHDAVLASGGLHIIGTERHESRRIDNQLRGRSGRQGDPGSSRFYLSLDDALMRIFASEKMGNMMKRLGMEKGEAIEHPWVTRAIENAQRKVEGRNFDIRKQLLEYDDVANDQRKVIYEQRNELLDEGDISETIAVIREDVVSGVVDEYIPPQSLEEMWDVKGLEERLRADFAVDLPIQNWLESDDKLYEEKLRERIHGEVVASYKEKEAVVGEQVLRQFEKAVMLQNLDSHWKEHLAAMDHLRQGIGLRSYAQKNPKQEYKRESFALFSQMLEALKVEVITILSRVKVQAEEDVEKVEEQRRQADNVPKQFEHENASATEAPPEAASDKVRTEVRDGPKVGRNDPCPCGSGKKYKQCHGKLS
- a CDS encoding aspartoacylase, producing MINKIALVGGTHGNETSGIQLIHNWQSEGFSDALSSRYSSLDVSLTIANPDALSANVRFVEEDLNRQFTLEALSNASDAKEAKLAKKLNQQFGPKGNSTTDLVIDIHNTTSNMGATLIILEADDFHIQLARFVKHHMPEANILLEDEKPYLEHGYLCTTGKRGVMIEVGAQPQGVLREDVYLLTQTMAEVILDFCQAYNTDSLEQYAECEVFRLGENIKFPLSAEGKRTAMIHHSLQDNDFAPLIPGAPVFRTFDGKDIEWQEAQETYPHFINEAAYHKLDVAFATATRLML
- the yacG gene encoding DNA gyrase inhibitor YacG, which encodes MVVNCPTCAKSVTWNSESEFRPFCSKKCQLIDLGEWASEEHKIAAKPSEQPSAKEVDIEEIEAMLAKQSDDFFKH
- the mutT gene encoding 8-oxo-dGTP diphosphatase MutT translates to MKVVHVAVGVVRRGTQVFISLRADNAHQGGKWEFPGGKVEDNETVLDALRRELQEEIGILVQSSEPLLIIEHDYGDKLVKLDVHAVSAFNGEPEGKENQQTRWVEVSALEAGEFPAANVAIIDALQQKYSK